One window from the genome of Amblyraja radiata isolate CabotCenter1 chromosome X, sAmbRad1.1.pri, whole genome shotgun sequence encodes:
- the lingo1 gene encoding leucine-rich repeat and immunoglobulin-like domain-containing nogo receptor-interacting protein 1, translating into MLGAGVGAPGPGLCAWPPVVLLLLGAVLSGHAAGCPARCDCSAPERSVVCHRKRLMSVPEGIPTETRLLDLSKNRIKTLVQDEFSAFPLLEELQLNENVLSAVEPGAFNNLLNLRLLGLRGNRLKLIPLGVFTGLNNLTQLDISENKIVILLDYMFQDLSSLRALEVGDNELVYISHRAFSGLHSLERLALEKCNLTAVPTEALSHLHSLVQLRLRSLNIHAIHNYSFKRLYRLKVLEVSDWPYLNTLTPNCLYGLNLTSLTISSCNLSSVPYLAVRHLVYLRFFNLSFNPISTVQGHLLQELLRLQEIHLAGGRLSTLDPYAFRGLSHLRLLNVSANALTTLEESVFHSVGNLETLIMDRNPLACDCRLLWIFRRRWRLNFNREQPVCASPEMVQGKEFKDFPDVLPPSYFTCRRARIRDKAPQTVRVDEGHTVHFQCRADGDPAPVILWLSPRKRHISGRSSGRLTVFPDGTLEVRYAQIQDNGTYMCVAMNAGGNDTTSARLLVRGYSAQGNRSLGFITNQPSDAAHNSTRPSVPFPFDIKTLIIATTMGFISFLGVVLFCLVLLFLWSRGKGNTKHNIEIEYVPRKSDAGIGTADAPRKFNMKMI; encoded by the coding sequence ATGCTAGGCGCGGGGGTCGGCGCGCCGGGACCCGGCCTGTGTGCGTGGCCGCCGGTGGTGTTGCTGTTATTGGGGGCAGTGTTGTCGGGCCACGCCGCCGGTTGCCCGGCCCGCTGTGACTGCTCTGCACCGGAGCGCTCGGTGGTTTGTCACCGCAAGCGGCTGATGTCGGTGCCCGAGGGCATCCCCACCGAGACACGGCTGCTCGACCTGAGCAAGAACCGCATCAAGACGCTGGTCCAGGATGAGTTCTCCGCCTTCCCgttactggaggagctgcagctgAATGAGAATGTCCTCTCTGCCGTGGAGCCCGGAGCCTTCAATAACTTGCTCAACCTGCGCCTACTGGGTCTGCGCGGCAACCGGCTCAAACTCATCCCTCTGGGGGTCTTCACTGGCCTCAACAATCTCACCCAGCTGGACATTAGCGAGAACAAGATCGTCATTCTGCTGGACTATATGTTCCAGGACTTGTCCAGCCTCCGGGCGCTGGAGGTTGGCGACAACGAGCTGGTCTATATCTCCCACCGAGCCTTCAGTGGTCTCCACAGCTTGGAGCGCCTGGCGCTAGAGAAATGCAATCTGACCGCTGTCCCCACTGAGGCTCTGAGCCACCTCCACAGCCTGGTCCAACTCCGCCTGCGTTCACTCAACAtccacgccatccacaactactcCTTCAAGCGCCTGTACCGCCTGAAGGTGTTAGAGGTGTCGGACTGGCCCTACCTGAACACGCTGACCCCCAACTGCCTGTACGGCCTCAACCTCACCTCCCTGACCATCAGCAGCTGCAACCTGTCCTCTGTTCCCTACCTGGCCGTCAGACACCTGGTCTACCTGCGCTTCTTCAACCTGTCCTTCAACCCCATCTCCACAGTGCAAGGCCACCTGTTGCAGGAGTTACTGCGGCTTCAGGAGATCCACCTGGCCGGGGGCAGGTTGTCCACACTTGACCCCTACGCCTTCCGTGGCCTGAGCCACCTGCGGCTGCTCAACGTGTCGGCCAACGCGCTGACCACGCTGGAAGAGAGCGTCTTCCACTCGGTGGGGAACCTGGAGACCCTCATCATGGACCGCAACCCGCTGGCCTGCGACTGCCGCCTGCTATGGATCTTCCGCCGGCGTTGGAGGCTCAACTTCAACCGGGAACAGCCGGTGTGTGCGTCGCCGGAGATGGTCCAAGGCAAAGAGTTCAAGGACTTCCCCGACGTGTTGCCGCCCAGCTACTTCACCTGTCGCCGGGCCCGTATCCGTGACAAGGCGCCGCAGACGGTGCGGGTGGACGAGGGACATACGGTACATTTCCAATGCCGGGCCGATGGTGATCCGGCCCCGGTCATTCTGTGGCTGTCCCCCCGCAAGAGGCACATCTCCGGCCGCAGCTCCGGCCGCCTCACCGTCTTCCCGGACGGGACATTGGAGGTTCGCTACGCCCAGATACAGGACAACGGGACCTACATGTGTGTGGCCATGAATGCTGGCGGCAACGACACCACCAGCGCCCGGCTCCTGGTCCGTGGGTACTCGGCTCAAGGGAACAGATCCCTCGGCTTCATCACCAACCAGCCCAGTGATGCCGCACACAACTCCACCCGCCCATCCGTGCCTTTCCCCTTCGACATCAAGACACTGATCATCGCCACCACCATGGGCTTCATCTCCTTCCTCGGGGTCGTTCTCTTCTGCCTGGTCTTGCTCTTCCTGTGGAGCCGCGGTAAAGGCAACACCAAACACAACATCGAGATCGAGTACGTGCCCAGGAAATCTGACGCCGGCATCGGGACCGCTGATGCTCCCAGGAAATTCAACATGAAGATGATCTGA